Within Sebastes fasciatus isolate fSebFas1 chromosome 19, fSebFas1.pri, whole genome shotgun sequence, the genomic segment ATCAGTGAATCATAGCCAAAGAGTTTCTAATTTAAATTTTACAAAACATTAAATTCTTTGATGTAAAGAGGGACAGGTAGTATTTTAATACACTGCTTCATTCTATCCAGTGCTTAGTTGTCTAAATATTTTTCCCCAATGTGGTTAACAGGGCTTACCTTCACTGAATAGTGTTTAATATGTAGATGTAATCAGAGCACCACCTAGTGGATGAATGCTAAGTCCACATTTCCTGCTCTCTTAATGTTTCTGGTTCTTTGACTTTTGGCTTATTTTTATGACTATATGCATTGCATAAGTAGTATGCTATAATCTATTGTTGCACATACACATGCATCTtggctttataatgtaaaattaTGTTATTTGTACTGTTCTTTTATAAATACTTTTGAATTTTGTTTTAGTTGCATACTGTTATCTCATACAAATatcacatataataatatatttgtagttatttgtttttattgtattcaTATTACTTTAtgttttagttttctcattatttggtctttatgtttagtttttttattattgtttttattttgtctctatttcattgtatctgtgcaagcactttgaaactataagataagataaaataagataagatgaacctttattaatccccggagggaaattcaggtgtcaaagcagcaacatcagcaaacagaatgaaacacaggagcggtaaaggtatacaaaaattataaaaacaataatagagatataaaagatacagagtgaatgggtgaacatagtgtgtacagtccgtcaataaataaatgtagtatgtacaataaataaatgtaatatgtacaaatgtgcagtctataaagtggcaTATAGGattgtatagtgtaaagtaagtgtaaagtgcgccagtggttaaaGTCCAAGATGGTttcagatagtgcatgtttaaagttcttaaccCTCCTATTATCTTTGGGGTCGATTTGACCCCATTCAATGTTTAACGtctctaaataaatgattgacatcattttttttgcttcatatttaatgacttttcctAATTTAATGGGGACAACTGggtaaacataaaattaaaatgattatatgTTTTCAATGTCCTGTACACATGCTGTACGCATCGGTGTTCTTTGtggtcaatttgaccccaggctgttttagctgtataaaacatataagaaatatcaacattttacacacatttgttttggatgATATTGAGGTCACTATAACATGCAACTTTATAATCTTCAAAAAGCTTTAGGGCCCTAACCTAACATAACCATAACTGTAGTAGTGCGAGAACCACTGATAGCAACATCATTCTCGCGAGAACTTTGATATTTCCCCACACTTTGGGGGCGGCTAAAATATGGTTCCCGTGaagatattgattttatttaaagggctatttaggtagtcaacaaacaaacataaagtacCTGACACATAAACTTGGGTaacaattttaattattatcattttctGGAGGTTTAAATtgctggggtcaaattgaccccaaggATAAAAGATGTTAGTAAATTTGAAGGTAACAGGATTAAAGGTGatatacaaataaagatgattattattattattattattattattattattattaattcagaTTCCAGTTTGTCTGGCTAACCGGGACAAAATCATTTGTTTCTGTAGATGTGCTAATGTACTGGAATTACATTCACATAAATCAATTCTTGGATGCAGATAAATTCAGATATACAGAATTTACCTTTAAACAAGCCCCGCCCCCCGCGGTGACGTCACGGTTGTTTGGCCTGTGACGCTGCATGTACACGTAGCCTAGTAGGATGTGTTCACTGAAGATGGTGGCGGTGTGTCAGACTCACTCTCCTGCACATTTGTAAGAATACATTTCTATTTGTACACATGTCCGACATCGGGTAAGAGTGAATACATACCATCGTTATCACTGCTTTACTCTGATCCGGTGTATATAAACAACAAGGCGTCAAACTGTTACACCATCTGTAAGTTAGCATAGGCTAGTTAGCAAGCTAACTATGCTAATGCTAGCTGAGCAGTCAGAGTAGGCAGCTTAATGTGTCAATTAGTGTCGTCAATTAAAGTGTGAGCTACCCGGTTAGAGCTCAACAAGAGTGGCTGATAATCAGGAGCTGAtagtgtctttgttttgttccaTGTTGACTGTCTAGTCTGgccagctaacgttagcttagcttaacggTTCTAGGTGAATGTATAACCCGGGTcacttgagagagagagatctggGGTGTGGAGATCATCTGGCCAAGATCAGTTTCCTAGCTCTTTCTGTTGTTGATCATCTCCCATTTCTATCATTTATCAAATGTCAGTCTGTGCTAGCTCCCCTGGGCTCCCCACTGACAGATGCACTGTGTACTATATGGTATCTGATAGATGTGATAGTCTCATCAGGGCATAGTTCAGTCGGTcttgtgttttgtatttgtgGGATCTTTATTAACCAACAACTAGTGTTACCAACAAAAGCAATAAAGCTGCACTATCATTTCAAATGCTCAATGTCAGTCTGTGCTAGCTCCTCTGAACTTCCCACTGACAGATGCACTGTGTACTATATGATAGCTGAtagatatgatatgatatgatagtCTCCCTGATTTGTGTGCCTTAGGGTGTCATctgtggtttatttatttatttcctttaactacttatgttctttgtatttgtctccattttttgtttgcccttagttcctagtattgtctgtttttgttgatcTATATAACAAATGAGGCATGATAAACACCCCACAGAAGTctgtatcactgacatgcacatgcttcCTAATAAACATATTTGAAACGAGATATAATATCCTCATCAGGGCAACAACTAGCGTTACCAACAAAAGCAATAAAGCTGCAGGACTTATTTGTGACACTACTAGCTACATCAGTGAGTTCCTGTTTAGAAAGTTCAATCCTAACATCAGTTTCCTCTTTATTTTAACAGGTTAGCTAGCTGTTTTCATCATTTCCAAAACCCCAGTGAATAACTATAATTACAATGGCTACTATGTTATATGTCAATAGTTTGTAGAAGCCACCAGATTTGAccttctgacaaaaaaaagctgTCTGTGATTCCAAAAGCAGGTGCTTATTTTCCTCTGCTATTGAAAAATGACATTGATAAGTAGCTTCACTTGTTTCAGTGTTGTTGCCTTAATTGACGTTTAATTTTCatataacagattttttttatatagggctgtgtatttgcaagaatctggcaatacgatacgtgtcacgatacaggggttacgattcaatagaTTGCGATACAGTAAGCAAgctgatatattgtgatttattaaatcaaattttaggaaaactgtcatagcataaagaacacaccaccatatggataaaatctgattaaagttaactttttttattcaatcagaacagtgggatctgcatatatcacagtctctgtaacatccaTCATCATAGCAATACTTGGAGACGGCACACACATTGAGAGGACGCATctttttgcaaattaaataaagtattgactgagttaatctttgcattttaaactattaattaaaaatcaatacagtgtttttaaaaatcaatacagtatcacaaaacatatcaCGATATTCAATTtcttcaatattttcttacactcctAGTTTTATGCCTATTCCCctacagaataaaacaaatgtttgcatCTGTTTTCTATGATCGTGCTTCTTAAAACTGTTTGAGTAAGATAAGCACCAAGCTCTAAAAGTAAAACCATTATACTCAAGAGTGCATGATGTAATCAAAGTTGGCATTCATAACCATCAGTCAATTGTGTTTTACTCAATAGAGCGCTGTATTATTCGTCATGACATCTAAGAGCTGATGTAGAAACTGCCACGTTGTACCATTTGTTTAAATAAGATCACAGACCAGGACATAAATAAAGGTGTGGTTAAGTCCATCAGAGAGGCATGTGTAGCTTTTTGTTAACCACTCCCTCTTTCCTTGTCTTTACCCAGCTTTGCCTGACTTCACTCTCTTCAGTGACATCTACTAGAGTGACCCGGTCCTCGGACCTGTTAGCTCTGCAGCCATGCAGCCCCCTCCTCGGACCGGACCTCCAGGAGCTTCTGGCCCACCTCCTTCCGGGCCCAATATGTTCCGCAGGACCAGGCCTCACAAGCATACAGCAGCGGCTGCTGCCGCAATGCCGCCCGCTACCCAACCCATGATGGACCCTTTTGCTTTTGTtagagctcctcctcctcctatggCTGCAGGTGGTCTCCCAACAATACCCAACAGCAACCCTCCACCAATGCAAGCCCCGCCTAACGCCATGTACTCTCAAGCTGGCTCAGGGCTGCCTCCACAACCACAGACACTGGAGGATGTCCCAGCTGTTCTCTCTGGTCCCCCGCCATCCTCTCTCCCAGGGGTGACACTGTTCAACCCTCACGGTGCAGCATCCCCTGGTGGTTACCCAGCACCCGGTCCCGCAGGATATGCATCCTCGCATAGTGAACAGGGCTATTTTAACTCAACAGAACAGACGCCATCCATGGCCACAGAGCCACCACCTGTGGTCTCAGCCTCAGCACCGGGTCAGACACCTTTTAACCAGGAATTTCAAGgacatcctcctcctcagcccATGTCCTTCCAGCCTGTGCCTCCCGCCGCCTCCTATTCCCAGTGGGCCCCTGATCACGGAAGTCGCCCTCCATCAGTTCAGAACTATTTCCAGCCTACTAGTGACCCTCCGTCACAGCCTTTTAATTTACCCCCGCAGACCCAGATGTACCCCTCCCACACCCCATCGCCCCATCACAACACCCCCACCCCTCCATCACAACCTGGACATCCCCCGGTTCaggctcctcttcctccccagaACCCTGTAAATGCCCCCAGTTCACAATGGCCCGACCCAAATGCACCCCAGCAGCATAATTCCCACTTCCAAACTCAGAGCTACTTCAGTCAGAGCTCTGCCCCCCAGGACTCGTGGTTCAACGTGCCCCCACAGGACTCAGGCTACCACCAAATGGGGACTGGCCTAGCCCATCCTCAGCCCCGGCTTGACTCTGCTGGATCGCAACATGCGTCCAACACTGGGCCCGGGCCTGGGCCTGGGCCTAGCTCTGCCGCTGCCCCAGTCCCATACGCTCAGGAGTCTGGTACACTCTCAATGTTCTTTAAAGACAATGATGTGGAAAATGAAGAAACACTGGctggagagagaaataaagcagTGAATGGTATTCCTGGATCCTTTCAGCATCACAGCAACCCGCCACCCCACAGTGGCCACGGTGATGCTCCTTTGGATTACCAAGGACCTTCTCTGCAAGATCATTCACACCTACCATACATGAACGATGGCAACCACGCACCACAGGCAAGTCCCCAGAAGCCCCCTGATTCCCACTACGACCATGTGGAGAATTTGGAGTGTGTCCCGAACCAGGAAGTATTACCCAGTGACATTCACGGCAGCCCTGCTGCACCTGCAGCCCACGGAGCAGACCAGTTTGAAACCGGGCCTAACCTAGAGACTCCCGATTCTGTTCCAAGACCAATTAGATCTGCCAGTGTGTCATCCAACTATAGCAATATGAGCCACGGAAGTGGAAGTGGCGCTCGTCGGCATCAAGGAGTAGTGGGCACCTTTATTCAGCAGGAAAGTCCGCGTCTCACCGATGATGCTAACCTGTCTGCTGCCACTGGAGGCTACTTTGAACAGATCGACACTTCTCCAGCTGGAGATATGGGCGCCCAACAGAGCTCCCTGGAGCAGATGTGGCCTCCCACGCCTAGCCCTCCCAAACCGACTGGTATCTTTCAGGCCAGTGCTAACAGCTCTTTTGAGCCAGTGCGCTCACATGGGGTTGGAGTGCGTCCTGCTGAAGTTGACAGGGCTAAAATGGTAGCGGAAGGGGGTACAGATTCTGCACCTGGCAACCTGGAGCAGCCGCCAGATAATATGGAAAATATTTATGGCGCGGGACACCTGCTGCCTGCTGGGGCTGGAGGTGGTGTTCCTCATCTGCCACACCCAGTGGTTCACTCTCACTCCCGACCTTCGTCCCGTGCTTTTGGGGCCAGTCGTCCCTGTGAGAGTCCCGCCACTACTCTGTGGGCTCAGCATGACCCTACGAGCTTGGGCGCTAACATCCTCCTAGCCCCCGCTGCCCCGACAGTTCTTGCCCCTTTACGACAGCCCAGGGCTGACATCATCCAACCTCCAGAGGATGGCCCACTGGACCTGCAGCCCTCCCAGAGAATCCAGCCACAGCAACACTCAGAGAACCTAGAGAACCCACCAAAGGTGAGTGAGGCCGAGCCGACTGACCCTCAAGGCAACCTGGGCTATGCGTCTCTCCTTGTGTCCGACTCGCTCCACCAGCCTGTTTTGATTGCCCCGCCAGTGTCCAATTACAGTGTGATTCCCCCCAGTTTCCCTGCTCAAGCACCCAGTCAAAGTAGCCTTAGGGAAACTACCCCCCCTGTGAGACCGCTCGCACAGGGACAGGGCGCCAGTACCTCCCAACCACCTCCAGTAACCTCTAATCAGAATCCAGCATTCGCTCCTGGACCTATAAGCTTCAGTTCTTCACCCTCTAACCAGGGCCCGCTCAATCTGACCCGAGACAGCGCAGAAGCGGCAACATCAGCTATCACAGCTCCGCCGCAGTCTCAGCCGGTCCGCCCTCCTCTTTCAAGGGGCCAATCAATGGGTGGAGAGAGCCACTCTGCTCTCCAAGTGATTCCACAGGCTTCTTCTCTCGCGACCGCTCCTGTCTCTAATCACAATCAGCCATCAAATTATGAACTGCTTGATTTTTCTATGCACCAATCACAAGCCCAAAGCCAAGCATCTGGCCATCCTTCCTCTCTGCACGAGTCTCCACAGTCTAGTAATGGATTTTACCTACAGGTCACCAAAGATGCTCAGCAGGGGGTGAGAGCGAGAGGGaatgtccctgtccctgtcccgaCCCCGGCCTCTTCGTCTACCCCACAGGTACCACCAGCAGCCTCCCAAGCAGCCGCAAACATCCAGCCACCGCTAGCGGAACCTCCTAAGACATTAGATTCTCAGGCTGCACCGCAGGGACAAAATAATGCTCCTTCTGTTCCGGTGAGTGGAGCACAACCCTCCCGTGACCAGTATCCACCTCCAGCACCGGGGCCTCCTGCTGCGGGgactgctcctcttcctcctgctgctgctgctcctgcatACCCTCCTGGGCCTCAAGGACCAGTACCTCCAGGAGCTCCTCAACAACCCCCTCGACCACCCTCCTCTGCAGGCAGCCAGCAAGGCTACGGGCCCACTCCTCCAGCGCCGGGACAGATGTATGGTGGCTATTATGGTAATTATGGAGAATACCCAAATAGCAGAGCACCATATCCACCTGGCCAGTACccgcctccacctccacctgggGATCCTAGAGCGCAGCAATATTATCAAGTATGTGGGaagtccttttttttcttttttgtattctaGCTTGTGCCACGCTTTTGTAAAGATGTACATTGCAAAAATGCACAAGAAGAACAACGGCTGCCGTGGAATGTAATTATTGTAACAGGAATTATTGCCTTTATCTTTCAGGAGGGTCCATACAGGGGCACAACAAATCCTTGGTATGGCCAATATGATGGACAGACCCCGGCGTATCGTGATCCAAACTACCAGTACAGAGAGCCTCAGCCAGAACGACCCAGCTCCAGAACTAGTCAGTACTCTGACAGGCCCTCATCCAGGTCTGTGAAACTGCTTCTCTGTCCTACACCATCATTTTCAAGTCAGTACAGTCAGTTTGTTAGAATATTGAGATCTAGGTAAGGAATCCCTCATGGTTAGTTTGAGTATATTTAGATGGTTCTCGCACTTGACCTGTAAATCTCCCATTTCTCCCATAGGCAAGGCTATGCTAACCCTGAAGATTACCACAGAGCAAACCAAAGTGCCTATCCTGAATATTATGCAGATTACGCCAAGCACTATGATTACGCAGGTACGAGTCACAGAGTTGAAAGCTGTGATTACTTACTAGTATGAGTATGAATGCATTTTCCCCTTCTTGTTCACTGAATTTATTGTAAAATTATTAATTCTCAAAATTGTTctgtgtatataatgtttttttttttatataaatctCACGCTCCCACTCTCCATATTTTCTGTGGGAAGGATACAACTATGGACAGTATGACCCGCGCTACAGAAGCTACTATGATCAGGCCTACTGGGCTAATTATGATGACAGCTACAGAGCCAGAGACCCTAACTACTATACTCAACAGCCGCAACAGCCGTATCCTCCTCCTGCCAGGTAGAAAACCATTTGTGTACATGTGTTGCTATTGATTAATGCATTACAGTGCAATCTGTCAGatgaaagacaaacacacactctactCACAGGAAAGAGGGCTATGACGATCAGTGGCGGTACTATCCCGGTTACGATGCCAGCTTCGACGACGATTACCGCCGGCGCGGAGAACCGTACGTCGATGACTTTGACCGACGCAGCGTCCACAGCGAGCAGTCGGCACACAGCGTGCACAGCTCTCACAGCCACCACAGCAGACGAAGCAGCTTCAGCTCCCGATCACAACAGGTAAATGTGCAGATTTTTTCTTGTATGCATCTGTGTTTTTACCTGATGCTATTATACAATACAGGGACTCAAAAGGATGAGTGACTTGTGGCTCAATCTGTGAGCTGTACTTGTGTTTCTAAACATCAAAAATGATCTGGGAAAAAAAGTGGGAATGTGTTTAACATTCAGTATGTGGCTCCTAAAGTCGTAACAAGCTCTTCATCTTCTCTTGGTTTATTTTAAGGTTCATTTCTACAAGCGACAAAAGCAATTCTGTCACAGCTTTTCCTAAAGTACTGTACgattattcactttcttgcatAGAATTGGAGAGCGAGAAGATTGAATCGCTAAATGCAAAGCTACAGGGAACAGCTGGTTAGCTTCgcttaacataaagactggaaacatcTTCATATATTCATAATCATAGACATCAGAGTGATATTGATCTTTTCATCTCTCCCTCAGCAAGACagcgaataagtgtattttttcaaaatgtggaaatattgCTTTGAGTGGGGCTCTTCTGTTTTACCATCACTTCTAAACAGTGCAGCCAACTTCCCATGACTTCCCCTGAAGCATCTTCTCTTTACTATTAGCTATGCTTTTAAGCAGTCTCATGATCATTCCTGGTTCTTAGCTCCTTCATTCAACAATTTCTTGACATTTTTACTATGTGGAAACTCGTAGCTTATATGTAGGAAAGCAGGATAGCTGATAATGGCTACATCACATGTTTCTATTTTGTAAGGCTCATGACACCTTGAGTGAAAAGTATGTGCAAACTAACTTCCTTCCACTCTCACTCTAAATGCTTAACAGggctgtactttttactccgcACTTACACTATCGTGACTTGCATAATGTTCTCAGCATCATCCCGGTAACTTTCGGGCTTAAGATGTGAATACTGACTTGGCAGTATTagttttaaattagtttttaagCTCATtaactgtttgttgttgttcttgaaAATGTGTGCAGCTTACAGTGTGTGGGCGTTTcgtttctcttcctgtttgATAATTAACTCTGTTTGTCATCACGCCCTGCAGAGCCAGGTATACAGAAGCCAGCCTGACTTGGTGTCAGCAGTCTATGACAACACATCATCCACTCTGGCTGTGGACTACTCCTATGGACAGTACCCGAACCAGACTGATGCTACCCAGAACTACAGCGGGTACCTTTATCCCTCTGAGTACACCGCAGACAGCACCTGGATCGCCCCTGAGCAACGTAAGTACAGAGTCCTTCGACTCAAAAGAAGCTGGCGTTTAGAGAATGGTAATGCTTTAACCTGAACCAGAGTTCAGCTGAATACTAATTAAACCACTAGATTTCCTTCTTTAGTCCACCTGCTCTTAGTCTGACTGATGTTttccctccagctcctcctcgtCCTGCAACCCCAGAGAAGTACAGCATACCCCACCGCTGTGCCCGCTTCGGACCCGGTGGTCATCTGGTCCAAGTTCTGCCCAATCTGCCCTCAGCTGGACAGCCTGCTCTCGTTGACATCTACAACATGGAGGTATTTTTTTAACTGATTGTATTTCAGCACCTTACTGTGGGACGTTTTGGTCCATTGTGTTTACTCTGGGAAGAGCTAGTGACAGCAGGAAGGGATTTAAGCACAGGGTGGTAATGTTACTGTTTCGACCGTTCTCTCAGATACACTCTAGTGCTTTTTTTAAAGGAAGAAAAGTACTAAAAAAAACCTGTAACCCATAAACTTATCAGTCAAATTTAGCTCTTGAGAATATGTTCAATATGTTCCTCAACCCAACtggaaaaagtcagaatatgGCAGCTTTCCTTGtgcattttgttcttttttgttAGAGAACATGCACATGACAGTTACACCATGTTAAGGCCGTATAAAGTAgtatttttctgtatttgcagacCATGCTGCAGGACACCCCGGATCAGGCAGAACTACGAGCTTTCCCCGGACCTCTTGTTAAGTAAGTGCATTCTGCCCTTTTCATCCATCACAAATGGCTTTCAGTCACTGACCTTTAAAGGACAAGGCTGGCAAAGTTCTATATTTTTGtgattgtcaacaaatcccatgaaaagactaaAAGCAACAATGCATTAGTTATTATTTTCTGACTTCCCTCGTCTGTCTGCGTCTCTCTGCACAAAGTCCATTGGCTCCTCCTGAAAGCATGAATCTTAAAAATCAGGTTGAGACTATATAGtatcttttcttattttttaagtATTAGCAAACCTGAGCAGATCGTGTATTTGTTGGTgctttggctacacagacaatacttTTAACATTCAATTCATTGTTGGGTtcggtcttttcatgggattttttGATAAGTAGAGCTGTCCTCGGCCAAAggaattcttagtcgactaacactcatacgattttgttgactaaacgattaattgattgaagAGACAGGTCTGTGaagctgagtttctccacaaagaatcacacaaaagcaccaattTAAATCTTGTGTTGTGCTGCTAACCCATCTTGCATCCTGTCCATCAGGGAGGAGACCCACAAGGTGGACGTGATAAAGTTCTCCCAGAACAAAGCGCTGGAGAGTTCTCGTGACAACAACCTCTTGGACCGGGACTCTGCCCGCCTGCTCTGGGAATTCATCATGCTGCTCTGTAGACAGAACGGGGTAAGACTGTGCAACTGAGAGTATGTCAAAGTACGAATGTGACTTTGTGTATTTTTCTCACTGTCACACTCGTGTTTCTTAAGACTGTGGTCGGCACGGACATCGCTGACCTCTTgctgaaggagcatcgctccgTCTGGCTGCCGGGAAAAAGTCCTAATGAAGCCAACCTGATTGATTTTAACAACGAGCCGCTGGCACGAGCTGAGGAAGAGCCAGGAGCTGGACCGCTCTCCCTCCTGTCTGACACCTTCATGACTGTCCCAGAGAACCTCGGCAAGGAGACAGAACGCTTTAGGGAGCTGCTGCTGTTCGGCCGCAAGAAGGTAAAAAAGAAATCCTCTCTTTAACTGCATTACAGTCATTAAACTCGTGTATTGTGAAATCTGAAGTTCCACTTTGTCTGTGGAATAGGACGCCCTAGAAGCAGCTATGAAGGGAGGACTCTGGGGCCACGCCCTGCTGTTGGCCAGTAAGATGGACAACAGGACGCATGCACGTGTCATGACAAGGTAAAGCACCAGTGAACCCTAAACTTGAAACCGAAGCACACTGAATAGAAAACGAAAAagtttcactctgattcggactagccaaacggactatggatTGTGAaagatgtaatatttattttgtctctttgttgtttagGTTTGCCAACAGTTTGCCTATCAATGACCCTCTGCAGACAGTGTACCAGCTGATGTCAGGGAGGATGCCTGCTTCAGCCACTGTGAGTATTTCTTACATAGACTGTGTTTTTCCAGTGTGACTTTATCGCCACTTTAGTTGAGATATTTGTTGTATTCATGCAGTGCTGCGGAGAGGAGAAGTGGGGTGACTGGCGCCCTCACCTGGCCATGGTGCTGTCTAACCTCACACACACCCTGGACCTGGACACTCGCACGATCACCACCATGGGCGACACTCTCGGTAGGACTGCATCAAAAAGTCTTTCATTAAACTGAACTAACAAGGTTTTTCATTCTTCACCACAACAAACACATTACATCACATTCTGTCTGCAGCTTCCAAGGGGCTGATCGATGCCGCACATTTCTGCTACTTGATGGCCCAAGTCGGTCTGGGAGTTTTCACGAAGAAGAGCGCCAAGATGGTTCTGATCGGCTCCAACcacaggtgagagagacagaggcacacacacacacaccttttagTAAGGCACCTTGTTAGACCACAATACAGTTTGCACATAATATGCCACACATGAATAACCTTATCTTTGTCTCTTCACTTCAGTTTGTCCTTTTACCAATGTGCGACTAATGAAGCTATCCAGAGGACTGAGGCCTACGAGTACGCTCAATCTCTGGGCTCCCAGTCGATCTTGCTACCCAATTTCCAGGTACATCTTTTGGTATTTACAGataaatgaatcacacacagcTTTGTGTCTTTACAGAGGTGTCCTAAAAACTTAATCATTGATTGTCCTATATTAAATAGGTCTGTGCAGACTACTAAAGAAGTGATCACATTTCCCTAACTGTATGACATAGCACATGATTTTGAAATGATACTACTGAGGAATAACACAGT encodes:
- the sec16a gene encoding protein transport protein Sec16A isoform X7 is translated as MQPPPRTGPPGASGPPPSGPNMFRRTRPHKHTAAAAAAMPPATQPMMDPFAFVRAPPPPMAAGGLPTIPNSNPPPMQAPPNAMYSQAGSGLPPQPQTLEDVPAVLSGPPPSSLPGVTLFNPHGAASPGGYPAPGPAGYASSHSEQGYFNSTEQTPSMATEPPPVVSASAPGQTPFNQEFQGHPPPQPMSFQPVPPAASYSQWAPDHGSRPPSVQNYFQPTSDPPSQPFNLPPQTQMYPSHTPSPHHNTPTPPSQPGHPPVQAPLPPQNPVNAPSSQWPDPNAPQQHNSHFQTQSYFSQSSAPQDSWFNVPPQDSGYHQMGTGLAHPQPRLDSAGSQHASNTGPGPGPGPSSAAAPVPYAQESGTLSMFFKDNDVENEETLAGERNKAVNGIPGSFQHHSNPPPHSGHGDAPLDYQGPSLQDHSHLPYMNDGNHAPQASPQKPPDSHYDHVENLECVPNQEVLPSDIHGSPAAPAAHGADQFETGPNLETPDSVPRPIRSASVSSNYSNMSHGSGSGARRHQGVVGTFIQQESPRLTDDANLSAATGGYFEQIDTSPAGDMGAQQSSLEQMWPPTPSPPKPTGIFQASANSSFEPVRSHGVGVRPAEVDRAKMVAEGGTDSAPGNLEQPPDNMENIYGAGHLLPAGAGGGVPHLPHPVVHSHSRPSSRAFGASRPCESPATTLWAQHDPTSLGANILLAPAAPTVLAPLRQPRADIIQPPEDGPLDLQPSQRIQPQQHSENLENPPKVTKDAQQGVRARGNVPVPVPTPASSSTPQVPPAASQAAANIQPPLAEPPKTLDSQAAPQGQNNAPSVPVSGAQPSRDQYPPPAPGPPAAGTAPLPPAAAAPAYPPGPQGPVPPGAPQQPPRPPSSAGSQQGYGPTPPAPGQMYGGYYGNYGEYPNSRAPYPPGQYPPPPPPGDPRAQQYYQEGPYRGTTNPWYGQYDGQTPAYRDPNYQYREPQPERPSSRTSQYSDRPSSRQGYANPEDYHRANQSAYPEYYADYAKHYDYAGYNYGQYDPRYRSYYDQAYWANYDDSYRARDPNYYTQQPQQPYPPPARKEGYDDQWRYYPGYDASFDDDYRRRGEPYVDDFDRRSVHSEQSAHSVHSSHSHHSRRSSFSSRSQQSQVYRSQPDLVSAVYDNTSSTLAVDYSYGQYPNQTDATQNYSGYLYPSEYTADSTWIAPEQPPPRPATPEKYSIPHRCARFGPGGHLVQVLPNLPSAGQPALVDIYNMETMLQDTPDQAELRAFPGPLVKEETHKVDVIKFSQNKALESSRDNNLLDRDSARLLWEFIMLLCRQNGTVVGTDIADLLLKEHRSVWLPGKSPNEANLIDFNNEPLARAEEEPGAGPLSLLSDTFMTVPENLGKETERFRELLLFGRKKDALEAAMKGGLWGHALLLASKMDNRTHARVMTRFANSLPINDPLQTVYQLMSGRMPASATCCGEEKWGDWRPHLAMVLSNLTHTLDLDTRTITTMGDTLASKGLIDAAHFCYLMAQVGLGVFTKKSAKMVLIGSNHSLSFYQCATNEAIQRTEAYEYAQSLGSQSILLPNFQVFKLIYACRLAEAGLSAQAFHYCEVISRNVLMQPSYYSPVFISQIIQMSEKLRFFDPQLKEKPEQELFNEPEWLIHLRQLDGQMRTGVITYNEERASPTQYDCSSPSSDLDQPSPPEPYSMPVEMDGPAPDNPLMSSLLPGPPPQAVQLMPPAPTSILQDGMAPPQPLLSSDVPQFYPVPPSGPPGQMPVSGYPPQDPGFAPPPFAPPPFQPPPFQPPPFQPQLEQTEMYPGAHQQPGPPPPQMGQMSPHMPAPQVPHSPVQVNHPPPQMPQHMPHHMTHHMPPSPGHMPPVEHMSHAPPEMHPAQPISASPPRSSFTPQMDFYDHMAHMAPQGPGRRSRTTSQSSMHMAPGRRSRTTSESSTHSIGRERSNSTAMQASPPPPSIPEQPRKEEAKKVKKDSPKKGGGGGGGGGWLNWLYRKGKNEAHLPDDKNKSIVWDEKKQKWIDLNEPEEERKPLPPPPPGFSMMPQMPGPGGPAGPPSGGGPPVNMFSRRAGTKTKSRYVDVLNPSRMAKPGGLAPAPADLFAPLAPMPMPANLFVPSSAPDDQQPLEGSEGGNQEQNSPNTSAAPQMFNPTLLPPAPEGPPVPDGSQSGELSRSSSMSSLSREVSQHLNQSHPAQVTAPAPAPAPAPAGGVTFYNPAQFAQTSAPSGGGHRSGRLGGQRQYPVLK